The nucleotide window GAGCCCGGCTTATATGTAGTCTTCGATACCTTCAATGACGAAGTTGCCCGTGAAGCGCATTTGAACGGCGAGGCTGGACAGGAGCTCGTGGCAAATTCCGAACGGCTGTTTTCCGAAGTGAAGGTTCATCGGCTTCAAGTGGTCGCAGAGAAGTAAGACCTAGGGGCGGTACTTCGAAGAGACGAATGCCATTGGATCGCGAATCTCGATTGGCCTCGACCATACCGAACCCGCCTCGCACGCATCACTCTTAGCATCGAGATGACATTATGCCGTTTGCTCGGTCTCTTCGACCGCTGTAACGCGTAACGCAGGCGTGACGGCGCGTCGATTGTTGCGGGGAACGGCGTCTTTTCAATCGCCGAAAACGATGACCTTTGCTCGGTTGTCATCTCGTTTTTTTCCTTCGTGTTCCCTTAATCGAGAGTGACCTGGAAACGGAGAGGCGAGATAACCTACTTTGCTTTGCAGCGCGCACGGCGTCCCGTGTATACATCAATCCTGCTCGCGAAGCGTTTGGACGTACGTCTTGCCGTATGGATAGAACTTTTCCTTGCGGCCTTCCTGCCACGCGCGTTTCATTTCGGGTGTCGTAATGTCCCAATCCGGCCTGCATTTCTTGGTAACAACGCGCAAATCTTGACGCAATTCCTCCATCGTCGGCCTTCCAAAAAACCAGTACCCGCTGTAGATTTTGTAGACGATGAGATCCGGCTCAAGGACAACAACGTGCGGGATCATCGGATCGTGCAACGGGTCCGTGTATTCGGCGATGTCGAGGTCTTTTTGCACAATACGGCCCGCGTCGGATAGAAAAGGCCAGTGCGCGCCCACCCCACTACGGTATTCGTTTGTCTCAGTAAGGTTATCCGTGCTGACGGTGACAAGTTGGCAATAGCCTACTTCCATTTCGCGGTGCAGGTCGATAAGTCCTTCGGCCTGTCGCCGATCCTTAGGGCAGAAGCCTCCACGGCTAAGTATGACAATCATGGGGTCCGTTCCTTGAAGTTCGGACAACTTGCGCCGTGTCGCTGTGTGGTCGGTCAGCTCGTAATCAGGAAAACGAGCTCCAGGTACGATGTCGTTTCTCATGTTCTTAAGTTCCCTTTCGCTTAGTTGACGACCAAGATGTCTGCTAACTGCATTCCAAGCTTCGACGGTGTCTACTCATATAGAGGTGGTTCGGCGGTTTCGCATTAATCATTTTGTTCGGCCGAGTCACTGAAATGCGGTTTTCGACAGTATTGGTTTGTTTTAGAACGGCCGATTCAGAATATACTTGCAAGATTGGGATGGCAACCTTTACATCGGCGTTCCTGTAGAAACAGTGTAAGCGCCTGGTGACGGCATCCTGAATCGACGCAGCAGGCTTGGGAGCACCATGTCCATTGACACATTGAAATAGCTTTCCTTGTCTCGTACCTCGAGATTCTTGTGAGCAGTCTTTCTTAAATGATCGAATCTCCTGAGGTCGGCGTAGCAGTAAGGCCAACGGTGGATCACCCTAAAATGCGCAGGTTGGTACCGCATTACCGAGAGCCGTCGCGTGAACCTCCCACTTCCTTAACGCGCAAGTCAGGCAGTGCCTGTTGCCAAGTGGACCCTTTGGTTGCTTGAGAATTGAGGAGTTTTGCCGGACTTCGTTTGCGCCGACATCGTTTACGTAGTCGAACATCCTCCCTTTGGAACGGGGCTCAAGGTAGCTTTTTTTCGAGCGCCGTCTTAGCACTTGAAACTTATAGAACGCCCAGCGGAAGTGTTTGGTCCCTACGTTGACGTTTAAGCCGACTTTTGAAGGTAGCGTCGTTCATGCCTTTCCAGATCAATCAACTGAGCAGGTCAAACAGTGTCATTCGAAACGCCATTGATCCGGTTAGCGAACGAAAAGTACGAACGGTGCGCGCAGTTTTAGGTTGTGATCAGGCAACTGCTCGGTTGCATTATCCGTGATCAAGCTTGTTGCTGAAAACTCCTGCTTTGTTTGGAAATGCACGCTTTCTCGACTACCGGAACGCTTTGGTTGCGGATTCATTTAAGTTGAGTTGCGGACGTTGCCGATACACAAAAGTTGCAGATTTGCGACGTCGCGGAGCTTTATCGGGACATTCAAACTGCGCGACACGGTAAAACGGATTTTCCACAGTCATCCGGTCCGAGACTCTTGTAGAATCAGCCCGAGTCGGGGGTCAATACGTTCGTGTTTCAGCGACCGAACGCGTCAGGTTATAGCGCCGACGACACCTTTTCTGCGGACGCGGCAGCCGCTCCAACAGTTGCATACTCTTTAGGCAAACCGAAAGTCGGCTACGGCTAGTGAAAATGGTCCTTAACATGAACGAAGAGAAGCGTATATGCGCTGACTCGCAACGGTGTGGCGAGCTAGTGTAATGCTAACTTCGCAGACAAATTGATGAGCGCGAGCCATTTCAAACGGCGATCCATTGGAAAATAAGGAGCACCGAAACGTGCCTCGCTGAAAGTTATTCAAAAATGATCTCACTCAGGATATGACAACTCATCGTGCCCTCAACCGGGTGCAGCGCTGTAACAGAGGGGCGTGGACATGCCCTAAAACATAATGAATTTAATTTAACCTCCTTAATCATGTCGAATCTAATGGAAAAAGTATGCCAAGTCTTATGTCAACGAACTCAGGCAGCACAAAGTATTCGTCGCATCCTATTATGCCGTCAAGCTTCTATTGGTAGCGCTCGGGGCTTGGATCATTCACGGTAACGGTGGCTTCGTTCCGATGGCGATTATCTGCATTGCCATCTGCGCTGTTACGTCGACAACTTGCTTTCTGTTTTCGCTACGCACCCTTCGGGCAAGTAAAGAAAGTGAGACGAGATATCGGCCGATACTTCGACTCAATGCGGAGTTGTGCTCGGCAGGTAGCCTGCTGCTCGCCGTCGTGACGCTCTTGTCAATAGCGGCCACAATCGACCGCTCTTCGGAGTCAGAGTCGATTCCAATCCCGCCGGTTTCGGCTGTCTCGCGACTGAACGACGCGAATGGAACAGTACAAGCGCCTGTTCCAATAAATTCAAACGGCGGGTCGGATGGTCATGTGCCAGTGCTTGCGCGTCAATCGTCGCCTCGCGACAAAGACATTTGGACCTTGTGTGTTGGCCTTATCGCGCTGGTTCTAGGTGGTTCTGCGGCGGGACACAAAATTGGGTTAGCGTTCCATGAGTTTGCGCCTCGCCCCATGCAACCAACAAACAACAGTTCGCCTCCTCAACCAAAACAACCACCAAACAGCGCCCCGCCCCCTCAACCGAAGCTCCCAGTGCGCCACGGTCCTCGGCCTCATTCGTCTAAACGCAGGCGTAAAAAATAACGTTATTGCTAATACCGGATCACGTCAAAAATGCTTCAATGTCGTAGACATATAACCCGTCCAGCGAATGCGTCGAGACCTGACGATGCGTTACCTACTCACGGTTTCACTTTCGGATGCCGCGACCTGTCGAGCATGGGACTAAACTACACAAAGTTTCTGCGCGTGCAACGGTTGGGTCACCCGTTGAGAATTCACGCTCAATCGTCACCAGCTGCTGTGGCTTGTTTGCGAACCGTTCGATACCCGTGCGAAGGGGCCTCGAGATTAAACCTCGTGTCGCTACGATGCTGGGAAGCAAGCGATGCCAGCTATCGATCCACATACGGGCAGCGACCAGTTCCACGTGCGGAATAAAACGCCGGTAATGCCGATGTATTAATCGTGTCACGAACATCGGCGTCCTCGTCTCCAGGCGAATCTGCCGCGATCAATAACTCGGCTTTGTCTGCATACCGGACAGAGAAGTCGACTTGAAGGTAACGCTCGCCGATCAAAACCGTCCCCGGACGTTCGCTAAACGTAACGACTGATGGATCGGACTCAATGAGCATCCGCGCATCCAATACGACGCGGCGATAGATCGTGAGCCTGCGGCTAAGCTTCGGGCTAAAAACCTCAAACCGGTGTGCGCCTCGGGGGCGAATCATCGCGGTTGGCGCGCTCGAATGAAGGGAATGTTCCATAAGATCAAAACCTCATGGACGGGCTTTGAATTTTAAAACGCGAATTGACGGTTTCAAATCGTTCCGAGTGTGCTTAACAATGTCAACTCGAATCAGCGCTTCCCTGCTGAACATGGTTTCCGGATTGACAGAATTCCGTCGAACGACGTTTGCGTACAATTCGGCCGCCGCCAACAACCCCATCGACTGAATCTCACGCCACAACACCGCGGCCGGGATCCAGTCCGGTGCCGCAGCCGCGACCCGCTCGCGCAGATACCCTTCAAAGGGCTTTACCATTGATTTCCGAGGCGTTGCCGCCGGTTTAAATGTCGGCGCATCTTGCGCCGCCAGATACTTCCTCACCGTGTTGACCGAGCAGCCAACCTCACCAGCAATTGCGCGAAGCAGCGGCCGGCTCGTGGCGTTGCTCACGCAGCACATTGCCGAATACGGCACGATCACGATCTATTAAGGGCACCGGACCGAACAGCCCATGCGGGTGCGGACTTTCATCGACTTCATGATCGAGCGGGTGGCCGACAATACGCGTTTTTTCCTCGATACCAGCGACCTTCGCGCGGCTTGCGCTCAGATTTCGTCGCCGCGCATCCGATCGCAAACGTTCGCGTTAAATTTTTGTACATGGAAAGGAATCCGTTAGCCTGGTCGCCGCGTATTCTAGGAAAGCGCCCGAGTGCCGCCGTCTCCCGGCAGTCATAACATGAACGCCCTTGCCCATGATCGACCGCCCTACGCCCCGCGAAGCCGCCATCCGTATCTGCCGCATGTTTGTCATCCATCACCAGTGCCGGGCCGGTGCGGTGCTGCCCACGGAGACGATTCAAGAATGGTGGGCCGTCGATGGCTGGATCTGCCAGGATTTCTTCAGCGGCCTGGAATACGGCCGGCAAGAAGGCTGGCTGTCGGAAACGAAAGGTGAGGAGGCGTCGCCTCCGGCAAACGTGACGATCACGCCGGCGGGTTATCGATGTGGGCAAGGCGTTTGAGGACCTCGGCGCAAAGCCGGGGAATCCGACCCGCTACGACGCAGGGCTGAATGAATTCAGCGCGCTATCTACTACCGCGCCGCGCGCTCGGCCGGGCCGATTCACATCCCAGATAAGCCCTATCAATACTTTGCATTAGTCAGACCTACCATTCATCCACAAACTGGCGCTCAGCCATCGAGCGAAATGCATTCCCTCGCCATTTCGCCACTCTGGGAGCCCGTAATGTCACACGTCATGGTCGATTGGAATGTGCAGGGTTTGAACGCCGCCGACGAATCCGTTGTCGCCCCCGATCATCTTCAGACGCTCGCTAAAACGGTGTATGCGAGCGGCGCGTTGCATAACGACTTCTACGACTTATGGACCGCCGCACCGCTGAGCGTCCGCCAGATCCGTGTTTTCGCGCGCAATTACGGCGAATTCAACCGCGCGTTCCCGGAAGTGCTCGCAGTCATGATCTGCAACACGCGCAATGTCGACGCGCAGACCGAATATGCGAAGACGCTCTATTCGGAAATGGGCAATGGCGATGTTCGCAAGGTGCACTCCGTCCTGTTCGATGGCTGGCTCGCCGAACTCGGCCGGGTCATGGGTGAAGGCGACGCGCTGAGCTGGCGCAACGTGGAACGCGATGTCGATGTGTTGCCTGAAACGCGTGCCCTGATCCATGGTGAGAAGCGCATCTACGCCAGCGACAACGCCACGGGCGCAGGCGCCCAGATGGCGCTGGAATGGCAGGCCTTCACCATGCTGCGCCGCATGTACGACGGCGCGACTCTGTATAAGCACCTCTGGAATGAAGAAGACGAATTCCACGAGGCCTGTGAATACTTCTACGCCCATATTGGCGCGACCGAAAAAGAACACAAGATCGAGTCATTGCAGGCCGCCCGGCAGTTTTGCACGGACGCGGATTCAACGCTGCGCATTCAAAATGGATTTCTCGAGCACTTGCAGTTATTCGAAAAATTCTGGAACGCCATCGCACGGGAAATGCGTGCGATAGGCCGAAAAGAGCAGTTGGAGGGCGTAGGTGACGCACCTGAGAGAGGCGTGGGTTTTCAGAACTCACGCACAGTCGAAGCACTTCGGCCACGCAACGACTGAGTACCCAGAGCCGGGGCCGACCGACTCTGTCGGGCGGCCCATTGCACTACCCTGACGCAAGAACGCCCTCCCTCCACCGCTTCCCTGGACCTGCTGACACAATGAATTCTCGAATCGTTGGACGCTTTGAGCCATTTATTTCGGAATCCGAATTACAGAAGATTCTGAATTTTACTCAGGATGATTCCCACTATGATGAATTCAGGATAGGCGACTGGAAGACCTTCGTCATCTGGAACGACACCGGCGCGGATGGCGACGGCGTCGTTTCCGATCGCGGCGGGCTCGCAACACCGACATCACGAGGACGGGGGCTGCCAACGCTCAACCAGTGGATCACGGACACGTTCGACACGCGCCGCCTGAAACTGGTCCGGATTCATTCACTAGGCGATGGCGTCCTGGTCCCTCACCGGGATTTCGTGGAGTTCGATCCGGGCAGTCACCCCTGGACGCGCATTCACGTCCCGATCATGACCAATGACGCTTGCCTGCACTCGGAAGACGAGCAAGTGTTTCGCATGCGCGCCGGTGAAATCTGGCATCTCGATGCAACGCGCCTGCATTCCGCGACCAACTTCTCGCGGGCACGGCGTTTGAACGTTTGCCTCGATTTTGCACTCGGCAACGATCACGTCGATTCGATATTTAGGATACCAAATTGTCTTGATCCGTCAATACGATCTGAAAAGATTGACCGACCCGCGATGTCTCAGGCGTTCCTCGACGGCATTCTGGGTTTGTCCAGAATCCTCACGGAGCACAACTATCGGGACATTGTCGGGCTGTTGTCGAAAGTGCATTTTTATCGCGATGTCGGGATCGGTCATTTCTTCGACTGGCTGATCACCATCAGTCAGCGCTCGGGACTGGATGCGCTCTACGAGAAGTCATTGGCCTACAGCC belongs to Burkholderia sp. PAMC 26561 and includes:
- a CDS encoding putative quinol monooxygenase; protein product: MANFALFVELKAKPGQESEVEAFLNGEAKLVRGEAGTLTWHAAKDEGEPGLYVVFDTFNDEVAREAHLNGEAGQELVANSERLFSEVKVHRLQVVAEK
- a CDS encoding redoxin domain-containing protein, with amino-acid sequence MRNDIVPGARFPDYELTDHTATRRKLSELQGTDPMIVILSRGGFCPKDRRQAEGLIDLHREMEVGYCQLVTVSTDNLTETNEYRSGVGAHWPFLSDAGRIVQKDLDIAEYTDPLHDPMIPHVVVLEPDLIVYKIYSGYWFFGRPTMEELRQDLRVVTKKCRPDWDITTPEMKRAWQEGRKEKFYPYGKTYVQTLREQD
- a CDS encoding iron-containing redox enzyme family protein — protein: MSHVMVDWNVQGLNAADESVVAPDHLQTLAKTVYASGALHNDFYDLWTAAPLSVRQIRVFARNYGEFNRAFPEVLAVMICNTRNVDAQTEYAKTLYSEMGNGDVRKVHSVLFDGWLAELGRVMGEGDALSWRNVERDVDVLPETRALIHGEKRIYASDNATGAGAQMALEWQAFTMLRRMYDGATLYKHLWNEEDEFHEACEYFYAHIGATEKEHKIESLQAARQFCTDADSTLRIQNGFLEHLQLFEKFWNAIAREMRAIGRKEQLEGVGDAPERGVGFQNSRTVEALRPRND
- a CDS encoding aspartyl/asparaginyl beta-hydroxylase domain-containing protein, yielding MNSRIVGRFEPFISESELQKILNFTQDDSHYDEFRIGDWKTFVIWNDTGADGDGVVSDRGGLATPTSRGRGLPTLNQWITDTFDTRRLKLVRIHSLGDGVLVPHRDFVEFDPGSHPWTRIHVPIMTNDACLHSEDEQVFRMRAGEIWHLDATRLHSATNFSRARRLNVCLDFALGNDHVDSIFRIPNCLDPSIRSEKIDRPAMSQAFLDGILGLSRILTEHNYRDIVGLLSKVHFYRDVGIGHFFDWLITISQRSGLDALYEKSLAYSRFLQTERRLSERFVL